A DNA window from Halorubrum sp. DM2 contains the following coding sequences:
- a CDS encoding succinylglutamate desuccinylase/aspartoacylase family protein gives MDTDGDDDASTDSGGTNRRALGTASAAPGEFDRGWFTVAELPTGASERLPVAVANGAADGPTLWLTGGVHGDEATGVAVVQDAVAALDGDCLADLAGAVVAVPVVSPAGLRRNARETYYADEDPNRHFPDADTESARPPKLQERIDARLYAAITGETVETDSLTVDRIPGEGVAADALIDCHTAGVDSDPFVIRDRLLYGDRRSEDEATALSDELGRLVDAFGLPPVREYPAAEYVEESLQRSTAGAVLNEAGIPAFTAELGAHSVVDDRLLNAGVAGVFGVAVELGLLAAEDRPDSVYEPGVGVDPAPVGFPVRRFRGPTTDVSGVVRHRVAAGDAFEAGDVLADVVAATGAERGEVTADRDGYVLGRTEGVAAYEGDPIGSLAVRDDGELVVPREAGEN, from the coding sequence ACGACGCGAGTACGGATTCCGGCGGGACGAACCGACGCGCGCTCGGCACCGCGAGCGCCGCCCCCGGCGAGTTCGACCGGGGCTGGTTCACCGTCGCGGAGCTGCCGACCGGCGCGTCCGAGCGGCTCCCGGTCGCGGTCGCGAACGGAGCGGCCGACGGGCCGACGCTGTGGCTCACCGGCGGCGTTCACGGCGACGAGGCGACCGGCGTCGCGGTCGTACAGGATGCGGTCGCGGCGCTCGACGGCGACTGCCTCGCGGACCTCGCCGGCGCGGTCGTCGCGGTCCCCGTGGTCTCCCCGGCGGGGCTGCGCCGGAACGCGCGCGAGACGTACTACGCCGACGAGGACCCGAACCGCCACTTCCCGGACGCCGACACGGAGTCCGCCCGCCCGCCGAAGCTCCAGGAGCGGATCGACGCCCGGCTGTACGCCGCGATCACGGGCGAAACGGTCGAGACGGACTCGCTGACCGTCGACCGGATCCCCGGCGAGGGGGTCGCGGCCGACGCGCTGATCGACTGTCACACCGCGGGCGTCGACAGCGACCCCTTCGTCATCCGCGACCGCCTGCTGTACGGCGACCGGCGGAGCGAGGACGAGGCGACCGCGCTGTCGGACGAACTCGGCCGGCTGGTAGACGCGTTCGGACTTCCGCCGGTCCGGGAGTACCCCGCCGCCGAGTACGTCGAGGAGAGCCTCCAGCGGTCCACCGCCGGCGCGGTGCTCAACGAGGCCGGGATCCCGGCGTTCACCGCGGAGCTGGGCGCGCACAGCGTCGTCGACGACCGGCTCCTCAACGCGGGCGTCGCCGGCGTGTTCGGCGTCGCGGTCGAACTGGGCCTCCTCGCCGCCGAAGACCGTCCCGACTCGGTCTACGAGCCCGGCGTCGGGGTCGATCCGGCTCCGGTCGGGTTCCCCGTGCGGCGCTTCCGCGGTCCGACGACGGACGTCTCGGGAGTCGTCCGTCACCGCGTCGCCGCCGGCGACGCGTTCGAGGCGGGCGACGTCCTCGCCGACGTGGTCGCCGCGACCGGGGCGGAGCGCGGCGAGGTGACGGCCGACCGCGACGGGTACGTCCTCGGTCGGACGGAGGGAGTGGCGGCCTACGAGGGCGACCCGATCGGGAGCCTCGCGGTGCGAGACGACGGCGAACTCGTGGTCCCGCGCGAGGCCGGCGAGAACTGA
- a CDS encoding Fic family protein yields MKDGHLVDTPAPGVYRPVAGTSDVPFSKFYKPDKLPPKINLSDEVIRAYGAAMHSLGRLDGFWSEIEDPESVFGLFVYKEAEQSSQVEGTRVTVSDMYKEGEDSKDVREARNYASALKKAAKRLSEAGRSRENLSNELLKDLHRELMEGGRSEEDDPLPGEYRPSYVWIDESTDLGKQTRFVPPKSEIAVSRMADFERYMSSEGEYPDLIDIAILHYQIETIHPFVDGNGRVGRLLIVLFLMAEDILLHPLFYLSSYIRRNRDKYTELLLKVSEEGEWNEWFKFFLTGIREQADEAFSRAKLLLHLRDRYREEYEDARPSVRALLEEIFTEPVFTAKRAADMIDMTYPAANNAISILEDDGVLRERTEKERYREFQADEVLDALNESVDKLPSPEELIEEDGNRFTDFAQ; encoded by the coding sequence ATGAAAGACGGACACCTCGTAGACACACCTGCTCCGGGGGTATACCGACCTGTCGCCGGAACCTCTGATGTCCCTTTCTCGAAGTTTTATAAGCCAGACAAGCTCCCTCCGAAGATCAATCTGTCAGATGAAGTGATTCGTGCGTACGGGGCTGCGATGCACTCACTCGGTCGGCTTGACGGGTTCTGGAGCGAAATTGAGGATCCTGAATCAGTTTTTGGTCTCTTCGTCTACAAGGAAGCAGAGCAGTCCTCACAAGTCGAAGGGACCCGCGTTACCGTGTCCGACATGTACAAAGAAGGAGAAGACTCGAAGGATGTCCGTGAGGCACGGAATTACGCTTCCGCGCTGAAGAAGGCAGCAAAACGATTGTCAGAGGCGGGGCGATCGCGAGAGAATCTGTCAAACGAACTGTTAAAAGATCTTCACCGCGAACTAATGGAAGGAGGCCGATCCGAGGAGGACGATCCGCTTCCGGGAGAGTATCGGCCAAGTTATGTGTGGATCGATGAATCGACCGATCTCGGGAAGCAGACCCGGTTCGTTCCACCGAAATCTGAGATTGCGGTATCTAGGATGGCTGATTTTGAGAGGTACATGTCGTCAGAAGGAGAGTATCCCGATCTGATCGATATCGCGATCCTCCATTATCAGATCGAGACGATCCATCCGTTTGTCGACGGAAACGGTCGCGTTGGCCGGTTGCTCATCGTATTGTTCCTGATGGCAGAGGACATCTTGCTTCATCCACTGTTTTACCTCAGCTCCTACATCCGTCGGAACAGGGACAAATATACGGAGCTACTCTTGAAGGTCAGCGAGGAGGGGGAGTGGAACGAGTGGTTCAAATTTTTCCTCACAGGAATCAGAGAACAGGCAGACGAGGCATTTAGCAGAGCAAAGCTTCTGCTTCACCTCCGTGATAGATATCGGGAAGAGTACGAAGATGCCCGCCCATCGGTTAGAGCGCTTCTTGAGGAAATTTTCACAGAACCAGTATTCACGGCAAAACGTGCTGCGGATATGATAGATATGACTTATCCGGCAGCAAACAACGCGATCTCCATCTTGGAAGACGATGGAGTACTTAGGGAGCGGACGGAGAAGGAGCGGTATCGAGAATTCCAAGCAGATGAGGTCTTAGACGCGTTAAATGAGAGCGTGGACAAGCTCCCGTCACCGGAGGAATTGATCGAAGAAGATGGAAATCGATTCACCGATTTCGCTCAATAA